Proteins encoded in a region of the Mariprofundus ferrinatatus genome:
- the rpmF gene encoding 50S ribosomal protein L32: protein MAVPKRKTSASKRNMRRAHDRIVPAGMSECPECGEMMRPHHVCPHCGTYKGREVTSSSED from the coding sequence ATGGCAGTTCCAAAGAGAAAAACAAGCGCGTCCAAGCGCAACATGCGTCGTGCACATGATCGTATCGTACCTGCTGGCATGAGCGAGTGTCCTGAGTGTGGTGAAATGATGCGTCCGCATCATGTATGTCCTCATTGCGGCACCTACAAGGGTCGCGAAGTTACCTCTTCAAGCGAAGATTAA
- a CDS encoding YceD family protein, with protein sequence MQRQWLVTLQNLPAAGRSWDIDVPRRVLQDEQFGSVNVVSDLCGDVHWNVSLEHTGQLYRLCGEWRAVIARECSRCNAAFSWQVTGQTERQFQLGREPVDDESGVDCEYIAPPGEVNLVDVLREDIWLAWKADVICSETCKGLCQGCGSNLNSEACKCKRDESDHPFAALRNLKLDG encoded by the coding sequence ATGCAGCGACAGTGGCTCGTGACATTGCAGAATCTTCCGGCAGCGGGCAGAAGCTGGGACATCGATGTGCCCCGGAGAGTGTTGCAGGACGAGCAGTTCGGAAGCGTCAATGTGGTTTCTGACCTGTGCGGGGATGTACACTGGAATGTGTCACTTGAGCATACAGGTCAGTTGTATCGGCTCTGTGGAGAGTGGCGTGCCGTAATAGCACGCGAATGTTCCCGCTGTAATGCGGCATTCAGCTGGCAGGTAACCGGCCAGACTGAGCGCCAGTTTCAACTTGGTCGTGAACCGGTTGACGATGAGAGCGGGGTGGATTGTGAATACATCGCACCGCCCGGTGAAGTCAATCTGGTGGACGTGCTGCGCGAGGATATCTGGCTGGCATGGAAGGCCGATGTGATTTGCAGTGAAACCTGCAAAGGCTTGTGTCAGGGTTGTGGGAGCAATCTCAACAGTGAAGCCTGCAAGTGCAAGCGTGATGAGAGTGATCATCCATTTGCCGCACTGCGCAATTTGAAGCTTGATGGTTAA
- a CDS encoding elongation factor-1 alpha encodes MPNWSFSNINISLKVLFSSYLILVGIGYMMAFTQILFTHGMADGKIGLSIDDIVYSYYGNRNGSVIENKLNGSMKENASEEDRFKIIKWARDGADEQQFNATIKPIFENNCLACHNADMGLPDFSTYESVKHVSETDSGASFASLTRVSHIHLFGIAFIFMFVGLIFSFSTGVPLWLKASAIAMPYVSQVLDIASWWLTKFDPAFAWLVMFGGIGMAIAFAFMWVVSMYEMWIKKHT; translated from the coding sequence ATGCCAAACTGGTCATTCAGCAATATCAACATTTCTCTAAAGGTTCTGTTCAGCAGCTACCTGATCCTCGTAGGTATCGGCTATATGATGGCCTTTACCCAGATCCTTTTCACCCACGGTATGGCTGATGGAAAAATCGGCCTCTCCATTGATGACATCGTCTACAGTTACTATGGCAACCGTAACGGCTCCGTCATTGAGAATAAGCTCAACGGCTCAATGAAAGAGAATGCATCTGAAGAGGATCGATTCAAGATCATCAAGTGGGCCCGCGACGGAGCGGATGAACAGCAGTTCAATGCAACCATCAAACCAATCTTTGAAAACAACTGTCTGGCCTGTCATAACGCTGATATGGGGCTGCCTGACTTCAGCACCTATGAGAGCGTAAAACACGTTTCAGAAACCGACAGTGGTGCAAGCTTCGCATCACTGACACGTGTATCGCATATCCACCTCTTCGGCATCGCCTTTATCTTCATGTTTGTCGGACTGATCTTCTCATTCTCCACCGGAGTGCCGCTCTGGCTGAAGGCGTCCGCCATTGCGATGCCCTATGTTTCGCAGGTACTCGATATTGCATCGTGGTGGCTAACGAAGTTCGACCCTGCATTTGCATGGCTGGTGATGTTTGGCGGAATCGGAATGGCGATCGCTTTTGCCTTTATGTGGGTCGTCTCGATGTATGAGATGTGGATTAAGAAGCATACATAA
- the mtgA gene encoding monofunctional biosynthetic peptidoglycan transglycosylase — translation MYNSPAMPDQIKYRKPAKRPRFDRLRRWIRGALLALALVVIIWHLWVLAQLLQWRSEYPEMSAFMQQSLEVLQEKNPNAKLSHMPVPYSRISHNLKRAVIAAEDATFVEHSGFDWEGIQNALEKNIEKGRFAAGGSTISQQLAKNLFLSGDRSLLRKGEEAIITVMIETTLSKHRILELYLNYAEWGRGIYGAEAAARHHFGIPASMLSSWQAARLAAILPNPRFYDRRSTDWIDRKIEIIQERMAKVRIPR, via the coding sequence ATGTATAACTCTCCAGCCATGCCGGATCAGATAAAATACAGGAAACCTGCCAAGCGCCCCCGCTTTGACCGGCTACGGCGCTGGATCAGGGGGGCTTTACTGGCGCTGGCCTTGGTTGTGATCATCTGGCACCTCTGGGTGCTTGCACAGCTGCTGCAATGGCGCAGTGAATATCCTGAGATGAGTGCATTTATGCAGCAATCGCTTGAAGTGCTGCAAGAAAAGAATCCCAATGCAAAACTCTCGCATATGCCTGTTCCCTACAGCCGTATCTCGCATAACCTGAAACGTGCGGTAATTGCCGCCGAGGATGCCACCTTCGTCGAGCACAGCGGTTTTGACTGGGAGGGAATCCAGAATGCGCTTGAGAAAAACATCGAAAAGGGACGTTTTGCCGCCGGGGGATCCACCATCAGTCAGCAGCTGGCCAAGAATCTTTTCCTGTCCGGTGATCGTTCGCTGCTGCGCAAAGGTGAGGAGGCGATCATTACAGTGATGATTGAGACAACACTCTCCAAGCATCGCATTTTAGAACTCTACCTCAACTATGCAGAGTGGGGCCGCGGTATCTACGGCGCCGAAGCTGCGGCACGCCACCACTTCGGAATACCTGCCTCAATGCTTTCGTCATGGCAGGCTGCCCGATTGGCAGCGATCCTGCCCAACCCGCGTTTCTACGACAGGCGCAGCACTGACTGGATCGACAGGAAAATCGAGATAATCCAGGAGCGCATGGCGAAGGTACGAATCCCCCGCTGA
- the lpxB gene encoding lipid-A-disaccharide synthase, whose product MTRFFISAGETSGDLHAATVVKELKARFPDSTIHGIAGSQMVDEGCLPVRHMSELNVMGLADVLRSLSRIKEIERSVLDWCSNERPDVAILVDFSSFHMRLGRKIRALGIPVLHFIAPKLWAWGGWRVRKLKRSQDRLACILPFEPEWFQKHGIEHAAYVGNPSAAGCADGWSAAELRERLEVGEKQSLLALLPGSRPQELRAHVPILAELLQRVRGEAPDLACVVPVAPGVDKAVLEPLLKLGAKQIDRTADGYAMRADAAVAVSGTATLELALWNTPTVLVYRGSPLMVFLARKLVSLQCAGLANIILGDRFVMPELIQEHCTVDNIMAELMPLLCHEEAARKQREEFSELRRILGDKQAASGVVEMVEELL is encoded by the coding sequence ATGACTCGCTTCTTTATCAGTGCTGGCGAAACCTCAGGTGACCTGCATGCTGCAACCGTGGTGAAAGAGCTGAAGGCCCGTTTTCCTGATTCAACCATTCATGGTATTGCAGGCAGCCAGATGGTCGACGAAGGGTGTTTGCCGGTACGCCACATGAGCGAACTCAATGTGATGGGGCTTGCCGATGTGCTCCGCTCTCTCTCCAGAATCAAGGAGATTGAACGCTCTGTTCTCGACTGGTGCTCAAATGAGAGGCCGGACGTCGCCATCCTTGTGGACTTTTCTAGCTTTCATATGCGACTGGGGCGAAAGATACGTGCGCTAGGTATTCCTGTATTGCACTTCATCGCCCCCAAGTTATGGGCATGGGGCGGTTGGCGGGTCAGGAAGCTGAAAAGATCGCAGGATCGACTGGCCTGTATCCTGCCCTTCGAGCCTGAGTGGTTTCAAAAGCACGGCATCGAGCATGCTGCCTATGTCGGAAATCCAAGTGCGGCAGGTTGTGCGGATGGCTGGTCAGCCGCTGAATTAAGAGAGAGGCTGGAGGTGGGTGAGAAGCAATCGCTGCTGGCGTTGCTCCCGGGAAGCCGGCCGCAGGAGCTCAGGGCGCACGTGCCGATTCTGGCAGAGTTGCTGCAGCGTGTTCGAGGTGAAGCCCCCGACCTTGCATGCGTGGTTCCTGTTGCTCCCGGAGTCGACAAGGCCGTCCTGGAACCATTACTGAAACTGGGTGCAAAGCAGATCGATCGTACAGCCGATGGATATGCGATGCGGGCAGATGCTGCGGTTGCCGTGTCGGGCACGGCAACGCTTGAGCTTGCGCTCTGGAATACCCCCACCGTACTGGTTTACCGCGGATCACCCCTGATGGTGTTTCTGGCGCGAAAACTGGTCAGCCTGCAGTGCGCAGGCCTTGCCAACATCATTCTTGGTGACCGTTTTGTGATGCCTGAATTGATTCAGGAGCATTGCACGGTCGATAACATCATGGCCGAGCTTATGCCACTCCTGTGCCATGAGGAGGCTGCCCGAAAGCAGCGTGAAGAGTTCTCCGAACTTCGGCGCATTTTAGGCGATAAACAGGCCGCTTCAGGTGTGGTGGAAATGGTAGAAGAGCTGCTCTGA
- a CDS encoding LpxI family protein, whose protein sequence is MNRIGLIAGYGHFPLELARALTNAGFEVHTVAAREETFPEIEKLTASTCWLHVGQIGGMIKAFKRAGVEQVVMAGKVRKLHLFRNFRPDLTAMKGLMRLKDRRDDSILNAIADLLQEGGLTLIDQTLYAGEMLAGSGHLAGPVAKKRMADIEFGFAQAKGIAGLDIGQTIIVQNQAVLAVEAIEGTDESIKRGGSLGSGEAAVIKVAKPDQDLRFDVPAVGPDTLETMKASGCNLLAVEAGKTLMIERQRFFELAGQYGISVYGYSED, encoded by the coding sequence ATGAACAGGATCGGACTCATCGCCGGATATGGCCACTTTCCGCTGGAATTGGCCAGGGCACTGACCAATGCCGGTTTTGAGGTTCATACGGTTGCGGCACGTGAAGAGACATTTCCTGAGATTGAGAAACTTACCGCCTCAACCTGCTGGCTTCATGTCGGTCAGATTGGTGGCATGATCAAGGCCTTTAAGCGAGCCGGTGTCGAGCAGGTGGTAATGGCCGGCAAGGTGCGCAAGCTCCACCTGTTTCGCAATTTCAGACCTGATTTGACCGCCATGAAGGGGTTGATGCGGCTGAAAGACAGGCGCGATGACTCCATTCTTAATGCCATAGCTGACCTTCTGCAAGAGGGTGGACTTACCCTCATCGATCAGACCCTTTATGCCGGAGAGATGCTGGCTGGCAGTGGCCACCTGGCTGGTCCGGTGGCAAAAAAGCGCATGGCCGACATCGAATTCGGTTTTGCGCAGGCCAAGGGTATTGCGGGTTTGGATATCGGTCAGACCATTATTGTTCAGAATCAGGCGGTTCTTGCTGTCGAGGCGATTGAAGGCACGGATGAATCGATCAAGCGCGGTGGTTCACTCGGGAGTGGAGAGGCCGCGGTGATCAAGGTGGCAAAACCTGATCAGGATCTTCGCTTCGATGTTCCTGCAGTCGGTCCGGATACGCTTGAAACGATGAAAGCATCGGGATGCAACCTTCTTGCTGTTGAAGCAGGAAAAACACTGATGATCGAGCGGCAGCGCTTCTTCGAACTGGCGGGGCAGTACGGTATTTCTGTCTATGGTTATTCAGAAGATTAA
- the lpxA gene encoding acyl-ACP--UDP-N-acetylglucosamine O-acyltransferase → MSPQIHPTAIVDAGAEIGDGVSIGPYSIVGANVKIGNNCELMSHAVVTGNTTMGEGNRVFPFSSIGQIPQDLKYHGEPSEVIIGDNNQIRENVTINAGTEGGGMVTRIGNNNLLMAYTHIAHDCILGNNIVLANCATLAGHVEVDDQAIIGGLSAIQQFVRIGKLAMIGGMSGVTKDVAPYCLLAGGYRAGLSGLNLVGLKRKGFNASQVGRLKEIYRILLQESGKRDERLAEAEALLQEGDDVAREIIEFVRSAKRGLMTHGRESD, encoded by the coding sequence ATGAGTCCGCAAATTCATCCTACCGCGATCGTCGATGCCGGAGCGGAGATCGGAGATGGAGTAAGCATCGGCCCATATTCCATAGTTGGTGCCAATGTAAAGATTGGTAATAATTGTGAACTGATGAGTCACGCTGTCGTTACCGGCAACACTACAATGGGAGAGGGTAACCGTGTATTTCCCTTCTCATCCATAGGCCAGATTCCCCAGGACCTTAAATATCACGGTGAGCCTTCAGAGGTAATTATCGGCGATAACAACCAGATTCGTGAAAATGTAACGATCAATGCCGGCACTGAAGGGGGCGGCATGGTGACCCGGATTGGCAACAATAACCTGCTGATGGCTTATACCCATATCGCCCATGACTGTATTCTTGGCAACAACATCGTGCTGGCGAACTGTGCAACTCTTGCCGGTCATGTCGAGGTAGATGATCAGGCCATCATCGGTGGTCTTTCCGCAATTCAGCAGTTTGTTCGAATCGGAAAGCTTGCCATGATCGGCGGCATGAGCGGCGTTACCAAGGATGTTGCTCCTTACTGTCTGCTGGCCGGCGGATATAGAGCCGGGCTATCTGGTCTGAATCTGGTTGGCCTTAAACGCAAAGGGTTCAATGCCAGTCAGGTGGGCCGGCTGAAAGAGATTTACCGTATCCTGCTGCAGGAGAGTGGCAAGCGGGATGAACGGCTTGCCGAGGCCGAAGCCCTGTTGCAGGAGGGGGATGATGTCGCACGCGAGATTATCGAGTTTGTGCGCAGTGCCAAACGTGGACTGATGACTCACGGTCGCGAGTCGGACTAA
- the fabZ gene encoding 3-hydroxyacyl-ACP dehydratase FabZ, with the protein MPEFNIDEIMQYLPHRYPFLLIDRILDFEKEKSIRALKNVTINEPQFTGHFPTHPVMPGVLLVEAMAQAGGMLAFQSVEDDRDYLVYFTGIDGVRFRKPVRPGDQVIFELTCLRRRGFMWKLRGEAFVDGKLVCEGDLTATLVPQESA; encoded by the coding sequence ATGCCGGAATTTAACATTGACGAGATTATGCAGTATTTGCCTCATCGTTATCCGTTTCTGCTGATCGACCGCATTCTCGACTTTGAGAAGGAGAAAAGCATTCGTGCTCTGAAGAATGTAACGATCAATGAACCACAATTTACGGGCCATTTTCCAACGCATCCGGTGATGCCTGGAGTCCTTCTTGTCGAGGCGATGGCGCAGGCCGGCGGCATGCTGGCATTTCAGTCTGTAGAGGATGATCGTGATTACCTGGTCTATTTCACAGGCATAGATGGCGTTCGATTCCGCAAACCGGTTCGTCCTGGCGATCAGGTGATTTTTGAGCTGACCTGTCTCAGGCGACGCGGCTTTATGTGGAAACTTCGTGGTGAGGCATTTGTCGATGGCAAACTTGTTTGCGAAGGTGATCTGACGGCTACATTGGTGCCGCAAGAGAGCGCATGA
- the lpxD gene encoding UDP-3-O-(3-hydroxymyristoyl)glucosamine N-acyltransferase, producing MKSITLGEVAGIVGGKLGGPACEKPELRITGVNTLADAGEGEVSFLANQRYKSELESTSAAAVLISDAAAAPDGLGSIIVDDPYLAFAKLQRFFYPRAIASGQRHASAVIDGSAKLADDVDVGPLAVIGANVTIGSGTIVGPGCVIGENSRIGSICILHANSVIAHNCVLGNEVILQPGATVGADGFGYAWAGKRFLKIPQVGRVIIEDDVEIGANATVDRGAIGDTVIERGVKLDNMVQIAHNVRVGAYTVMASQVGISGSTKIGKGCQFGGQSGTAGHLVIGDGCKLAGQSGVIGDLDAGGVYAGTPAIPHRLWLKVSALMMKLPDMWKAQQK from the coding sequence TTGAAATCAATTACCCTCGGTGAAGTTGCCGGTATTGTCGGCGGCAAGCTAGGTGGCCCTGCCTGTGAGAAGCCTGAGCTTCGAATCACTGGCGTTAATACCCTTGCGGATGCAGGAGAGGGTGAGGTTTCGTTTCTGGCCAACCAGCGCTACAAAAGTGAACTGGAGAGCACATCGGCAGCGGCGGTGCTGATTTCGGATGCAGCGGCTGCACCCGATGGCCTGGGAAGCATTATTGTCGATGATCCGTATCTTGCATTCGCCAAGCTGCAGCGGTTCTTTTATCCGAGGGCTATTGCATCAGGTCAGCGCCATGCATCGGCAGTTATCGATGGTTCTGCAAAATTGGCGGATGATGTGGATGTTGGCCCCTTGGCAGTGATTGGGGCGAATGTGACAATTGGCTCCGGAACAATTGTCGGGCCGGGTTGCGTTATCGGTGAAAACAGCCGCATAGGAAGTATCTGCATCCTCCATGCCAACAGCGTGATTGCGCATAACTGTGTGCTTGGGAACGAGGTGATTCTACAGCCCGGAGCCACAGTAGGGGCGGATGGTTTCGGGTATGCCTGGGCAGGCAAACGGTTTCTGAAAATACCGCAGGTGGGGCGGGTAATTATTGAAGATGATGTTGAGATCGGTGCCAATGCGACAGTGGACCGCGGTGCCATAGGCGACACCGTGATCGAGCGCGGCGTTAAGCTTGATAACATGGTTCAGATTGCGCACAACGTGAGGGTCGGGGCCTATACCGTGATGGCCAGTCAGGTAGGTATCTCCGGCTCTACAAAGATCGGGAAAGGATGCCAGTTCGGAGGTCAGAGCGGTACAGCCGGCCATCTTGTGATTGGTGACGGATGCAAGCTTGCCGGACAAAGTGGTGTGATAGGAGATCTTGATGCGGGCGGCGTCTATGCCGGAACCCCGGCAATTCCACACCGACTCTGGCTGAAGGTTTCAGCACTGATGATGAAACTGCCGGATATGTGGAAGGCACAACAGAAATAA